GTCATCATGGATGATGATGGGAACGCCGTCCGACGACAGATGCACGTCGCATTCGATGGCATAGCCACGTTCGGCCGCGGCTGCGAAGGCGGAAAGCGTGTTTTCCCAGCGCGTCTTGTTCATGTCGTGAAAGCCGCGATGGGCAACGGGCCGGGCGATCAGCCAGGAGAGGTCGGTCATGTCAGGCCTTCGCTCACTCGACTTCGAAGATTGCTTCGATTTCCACCGCGGCGTTAAGCGGCAGCGAGGCGGTGCCGACAGCGGAGCGGGCATGCTTGCCGCGCTCGCCAAGGGCGGCGACCAGGAAATCGGAGGCGCCGTTGGCAACCAGATGCTGCTCGACAAAGTCAGCGGCGGAGGCGACGAAGACGGTGATCTTCACCAGCCTGCGGATCTTCTCAAGATCACCGAGGGCGGCCTTGGCCTGGGCCAGAATGTTGATCGCGCAGTATTTTGCCGCGTCCTTGCCGGTAGCGGTGTCGACGTCGCGGCCGAGCAGCCCGGTCGCCTGCAGCTTGCCGTCCTTGAGCGGCAACTGTCCGGCGGTGAACAGCAGGTGGCCGGTCCTGCAATAGGGCACGTAGTTGGCCGCGGGCGCGGCCGCGACAGGAAGCGTCACGCCGAGATCGCTTAGCCGCTTTTCGATTGTTTCACTCATTGCTTTTCCCTATTGCTGGAAGGCGCCGCGCTGGCCGGGCCGAAATTGCTATTTTTGCCTCGCTTCCGCCACGACTTTTTTTAAGCTGGACCATCTTTCCCTGCGGCCTGCCACCAGCCGCGACGATCGGAGTACCCCATGCGCGCAACGCGCCTCGCATTCAACGCCGTTTTTTTGTCGGCGGTCTTCTCGATGGGCCCCGCCTTTGCCGTGCCGGCGTTGCAGGCGCACCGCGCCGTGTACGACCTTACCCTCAACAAGGCCTCAGACCGCTCCGGCATTACAGGCATATCCGGGCGCATGGTCTATGAATTCAACGGTTCGGCTTGCGAAGGCTATACGGTTAAATTCCGTTTCGTCACCCAGATCGTCACCAACGACAACACCAGACTGACCGACCAGCAGACGACGACGTTCGAGGACGCCGAAGGCAAGACTTTTTCGTTCGTGACCAAATCCTTTGTCGACCAGAATCTCGACAAGGAGGTCAAGGGTATGGCCACGAAAAATGCCAAGGGGTTGAAAGTCGTTATCGACAAGCCCGAGAAGAACAGCCTGGAGCTAGCCACCACCCAGTTTCCGACCCAGCATCTGGTCGAACTGATCGGCAAGGCCGAGAAGGGCGAAAACTTCTACCAGACAAACCTGTTCGACGGTTCGGAAGATGCCAACAAGGTGATGACGACCACCGTCGTCGTCGGCAAGAAGACCGACGCCGACAAGGCCGATCCCGAGGCGCCGGCGCTGGCGAAGCTCGCCACCGACAAATACTGGCCGGTCGACATCGCCTATTTCGACGACAGCGCCCAGAACGGCGAAGAGGTGCCGGAATACCGGATCAGCTTCAAGCTGCACGAAAACGGCATCACCCGCGATCTCGTCATGGATTATGGCGATTTCTCGATGACCGGCAAACTGGTCAACCTGTCGCTGTTCGACCAGACAAAGCCCTGCCCGGTGTCGAAGTAGCAGCGCAATTGAGCTGGCCGCGGCGGGCTTGATGGCGGTCTATGTCGATGCGGCGATCTGGAAGTGGGCCGGTCATCTCTGGTGCCACCTCCTGGCTGATGATACCGACGAGTTGCATCGCTTTGCCGCCGAGCTCGGCATCAAGCGCTCGTCCTACCAGGGCCCGCCCAAGACATCGGCACCGCATTATGACATAACCGGCTTCGAGCGCGACCGGGCGGTGCGGCTCGGCGCCGTCGAATGCAGCCGCGAGCAGATCGTCGCAATCTTCCGGCGCGTGCGTGTGGCCAACGGAAAGGCCAAGTCATGACCCCAACGGCATTCCTGGCTTATTGCGCCGCGATTACGCTGGCCGCCGCGACGCCAGGTCCGGCGATGTTCGCGGTCATCACCAATGGTGTGTCGCGCGGTTTCCGTCGCGCCTTCATGGCCGGCGTCGGCGTCGCCGCCGGCGATGCCGTGCTGGTCACCCTCGCACTGCTCGGGCTGGTGGCGCTGGCCCAGACCTTCGAATGGGTCTTTCTTCTGCTGAAATATGCAGGCGCCGCCTATCTGATCTATCTCGGGATCCGGATGTGGCGTGCCGCAGCCGCGCAGCCGGATAAACCGCAGGTGGCTGAAGCAAGGTTGTCGCGATCGTTCCTGCTCGGCGCGTCCATTGCGCTCGGCAATCCAAAGGCGATCCTCTTTCACGCCTCGATCATGCCGCTGATCCTCAACCTCGATACGATGACCTTTTTCGATGGCCTGCTCGTGGTGGCCGTCGTCATCAGCGTCAATGTCGTTACCATGGGGATCTATGCCGCCCTGGCGGGCCGAGCATCGGGCTGGTTCACGACGCCCAGGCGCATGCGGCTGATGAACAGGTTCGCCGGCAGCGCCATGATCGGTACCGGAGCGCTGATTGCCGCACGCTGAGCGCTGAGGCGCCACAACGCTTGCGTTTGTCGCGCTTCCCCTCTATATGCCCGCTCATTCCACACACGGACTTTGGTGTCTGCCCGGGAGAAATCCGGCTGAAACCTCCGGTGGCGTTCGAGGACTGAGGTCCAAAAATGCCTGTGTCCGTGGAGGCTAACCGGAAAGGAAAATGAGAATGGCACTGCCTGATTTCAGCATGCGCCAGCTTTTGGAAGCTGGCATTCACTTCGGCCACCAGACCCATCGCTGGAACCCGAAGATGGCGCCCTACATTTATGGCGCCCGCAACAACATCCACATCATCGACCTGTCGCAGACGGTGCCGTTGCTGCACCAGGCGCTTAAGCAGGTTTCGGACACCGTCGCCAAGGGCGGCCGCGTGCTGTTCGTCGGCACCAAGCGCCAGGCGTCTGATATCGTCGCCGATGCGGCGCAGCGTTCGGCACAGTACTATGTCAATTCGCGTTGGCTCGGCGGCATGCTGACCAACTGGAAGACGATCTCGAACTCGATCCAGCGCCTGCGCAAGCTCGACGAGATGCTTGCCGGCGAGGCGCAAGGGTTGACCAAGAAGGAACGCCTGAACCTCGATCGCGAGCGCGAGAAGCTCGACAAGGCGCTGGGCGGCATCAAGGACATGGGCTCGACGCCCGACCTGATGTTCGTGATCGACACCAACAAGGAAGCGATCGCCATTCTCGAGGCCAAGCGCCTCGGCATTCCGGTCGTCGCGATCATCGATTCGAACTGCGACCCGGACAAGATCGACTTCCCGATCCCCGGCAATGACGACGCGGCCCGCGCCATCCAGCTTTATTGCGATCTGATCGCCAAGGCTGCGATCGACGGCATCGCCCGTCAGCAGGGCGCGCTCGGCGTCGACATCGGCGCTTCGGTTGAAGCCCCGGTCGAACCGGCGCTCGATCCGGCTCCGGCGTCGGAAGCTCCCAAAGCTTGATAGTCGAAGGCCGGTTGCGGCCTTCATCTTTCTCATATTTTGGCACGCTAAACAGACGCACCATCGAATGCCGATGGTGCGTCGGTGCATTTAAAACAAAGAGGCGACAATGAGCATTTCGGCTGCACAGGTCAAAGAACTCCGCGACTTGACCGGCGCGGGCATGATGGACTGCAAGGCGGCGTTGAACGAGACCAACGGCAACATGGAAGAGGCCGTCGACTGGCTGCGCAAGAAGGGTATCTCCAAGGCCGACAAGAAGGCCGGCCGTACCGCTGCCGAAGGCCTGATCGGCGTCGACAATGGGGTGCGCGAGGCTGCGGTCGTCGAGGTCAATTCCGAGACCGACTTCGTTGCCCGCAATGCCGCCTTCCAGGAAATCGTCGCCAACGTCGCCAAGGTGGCGCTTGCCTACGGCACGACCGAGGCGGTCGCGGCCGCCCAATATCCGGGTTCGGACAAGTCGGTCACCGACACGATCAAGGACGCGGTCGGCACCATCGGTGAGAACATGGGCTTCCGCCGCTCGGCCAAGCTCACCGTGCCGCATGGCGCGGTGGCGACCTATGTGCACAACGCGGTTGCCGACGGCCTCGGCAAGCTCGGCGTGCTGGTCGCGATCGAGACCACCGGCAATGAGCACGCCGCCAACGCCTTTGGCCGTCAGGTCGCCATGCATGTCGCTGCCACCAACCCGATGGCGCTGACGGCAGAGCAGATCGATCCGGCCGCGGTGGAACGTGAAAAGGCGATCTTCTCCGACCAGGCGCGCCAGTCGGGCAAGCCGGAGGCGATCATCGAGAAGATGGTCGAAGGCCGCCTGCGTAAGTTCTACGAGGAAGTCGTGCTCCTGAAGCAGGCCTTCGTGCTCAATCCCGACATCACCGTCGAGAAGGCGCTGAAGGATGCCGAGAAGGAAATCGGCGCCCCGGCCAAGATCACGGCCTATCTGCGCTTCGCGCTCGGCGAAGGCATCGAAAAGGAAGAGACGGATTTCGCGGCGGAAGTCGCGGCGGCGGTCAAGAAGTAAGCCGCTTACCGCCATATCCCGAAAGCGGTTTTCCGGCCTGGCGTCCGCAGGGATGTCAGGCCGATTTCTTGCGCGATGTCGATAAAGGCCCGCAGTTTCGGTGCCCGATATAGGCGGGGAGACAGACGATCACGGCGTGAAAGGGTGGCGCCAGCCGGACCGTGACCATGTCCTGCGCGATCATTTTCTGCTTCGGTTCACAGTCCAGGTCAGGGTCGCCGGAGGCGTCGTGACCGGCGACAAGCCTCTCTGCCATTCGCCGCCCGTGGTGGTCGAGGGCCGGGCCGCCAGCCTCAGCAGCACCTGATCCGGAAAGCCTGAAATTTTGCACAAGGGCGCGGCGTGACATCGCTGCGCCCTTCGTGTATCCGGTCAACCCGCCATGACAGAACCGCCGGGTGAAGCAAGGGCCTTTCGCCTCCAGAACCTGCCGCGCCGAGATTTTCGAGGAACCAGATGACGGTGAAGCCCCTCTACCGACGTGTCTTGCTGAAAGCCTCGGGTGAAGCGTTGATGGGCGAGCAGCATTTCGGCATCGACGTTTCGGTCGTGGATCGCATTGCCGCCGACATCGCGGAGGCCCGCGCGCTGGGCATCGAAGTCGGTGTCGTCATCGGCGGCGGCAATATCTTTCGAGGTGTGGCCGTCGCCTCCAAGGGCGGAGATCGCGTCACCGGCGATCACATGGGCATGCTGGCCACGGTCATCAACTCGCTGGCGCTGCGCACGTCGCTGAACAAGATCGGTGTCGACGCCGTCGTGCTGTCCGCGATCGCCATGCCCGAGCTGTGCGAGAGCTTTTCGCAGCGCCAGGCGACCGCCTACATGAATCAGGGCAAGGTGGTGATCTTCGCCGGTGGCACCGGCAATCCGTTCTTCACCACTGATTCGGCCGCGGCACTTCGCGCCGCCGAAATCGGTGCCGATGCACTGTTCAAGGGCACGCAGGTCGATGGTGTCTATTCGGCAGATCCGAAAAAGGACCCGAATGCGACGCGTTTCGAGCGCATCAGTCACGCTGAAGTCATAAAGCGCGGCCTTTCCATCATGGATACGGCTGCGATTGCACTTGCGCGCGAAAACAACATTCCGATAATCGTCTATTCGATCCACGAAAAAGGTGGTTTCGGCGATATTCTGAGGGGCGGCGGCCGCTGCACGGTCGTCGCGGATGATTGATCCGGGCCTGATCCCTAAAAAGGGAAACCGGCTTTTCGAGAATCAGGCTCGCACATGGGGCGTTGCCCCGAAGCAGTGAACCCGCGGCAGACGGGTCGAGGAGACTAAGATGAGTGGTGAGTACGACGACCTCAAGAGGCGCATGGATGGGGCGATCGCCGCGTTTAAGCATGATCTGGCTTCGCTGCGGACCGGTCGCGCCTCCAGCAATCTGCTCGATGCTATCCAGGTTCAGGCCTACGGCACCACCATGCCGATCAATCAGGTGGCCAACGTCACCGTGCCGGAACCACGTATGATCTCGGTGTCCATCTGGGACAAATCGATGGTCGGCGCGGTCGACCGCGCCATCCGTGAATCCAATCTGGGCTTCAACCCGATCGTCGACGGCACCAATCTCAGGATTCCGCTGCCGGAGCTCAACGAACAGCGCCGCAAGGAACTGGTCAAGATCTCGCATGGCTATGCCGAGAACGCCCGCGTCGCTGCACGCCATGTGCGCCGCGACGGCATGGACTTCCTGAAGAAGGCCGAGAAGGACGGCGCGATCAGCGAGGACGATCATCGCAAGCGTTCGGATCAGGTCCAGAAGCTTACCGACGAAACGATCAGCACCATCGATCATCTGCTTTCCGACAAGGAAGCTGAAATCATGCAGGTTTAGGGTTGGGCTTCGGCTGACCCGAAAGCGAGATCATGACAACGCCCGCGCATGTCGCGATCATCATGGATGGAAATGGACGCTGGGCCAAGGCGCGCGGCATGCCGAGGCTCGCGGGTCATCGCGCCGGCGTCGAGGCGCTACGCAAGACGGTGCGCGCGGCACCGGCTCTCGGCATCTCATTCCTGACCGTCTATGCCTTCTCGTCGGAGAACTGGTCGCGGCCCAAGTCCGAAGTCAGTGACCTGATGGGGTTGTTGAAACTGTTCATCCGCCGGGATCTGGCCGAACTGCACCAGAGCGGCGTGCGGGTCAGGATCATCGGCGACAGGGCAGGGCTGCAGCCGGACATAAGAGGCCTGCTCGAAGAGGCCGAATCGCTGACAATCCGGAACACGTCGCTGACGCTGGTCATCGCCTTCAACTATGGCGGTCGCGATGAGATCGTGCGCACGGCGCGCAAGCTCGCCGAAGCCGTCGGGCGGGGTGAGTTGGACAGCGAGGCGATCACCGCCGACAGCTTTGCCGCCTCTCTCGACACACAGGGCATCCCCGATCCCGAACTGGTCATCCGCACCAGCGGCGAGCTTCGCCTTTCCAACTTCCTCCTATGGCAGGCTGCCTATAGCGAGCTCGTCTTCCTGCCGTGCTACTGGCCGGACTTCAGCCGCGAACACCTGGCAGAAGCCCTGCGCGAATTTGCCGGCCGCGAACGCCGTTTCGGCGGACTGGACCCGCAAGACGTCGCATCGCGACCGGCCGCGGGATGAGCAATCTTCAGCTCCGCGTCATTTCAGCGGTCGTGCTTGCCATCGTTGCCCTTGGCCTGACCTGGCTGGGTGGCCTGCCTTTCCGGCTGCTGTGTGCCGTCATGTCGGCGATGATCTTTTACGAGTGGACGCGCATGTCGCGGCCCGCTGGGGCCAAGCGGCTCGGCTTCCTGCCCGAGATGCTGACCGTCGTTTTCATCGGTGCCTTGATTGCCGGCCTTCCCGCATTCTGGCTGCTGTCCCTCGTCTTGTTTCTGATTGCGGTGACAGCCATTGCCGCTCTGGTTCGCGAGACCGGGCAGTGGGAGGCGAGCGGCCTTGCCTATGCCAGCGTGTCCGGCCTGTCGCTTGCCTTGTTGCGCGATGGCGATCATTCAGGTCTTGTCGCCATCCTGTTCCTGTTCGCGGTCGTCTGGGCGACCGACATTTTTGCCTATTTCGTCGGGCGCGCCGTCGGCGGTCCGAAATTGGCGCCGTCGATATCACCCGGCAAGACGCGCAGCGGCGCGCTTGGCGGCGCGGTTGGCGGTGTTGTCGCCGGGCTCATTCTGGCCGCTATTGCCGGTGGCGGCAATCTGGCCTTGCTCGGCGTGGTGGCGCTCGTGCTTTCGATTGTCGCCCAGGCCGGCGACCTATTCGAATCCTGGGTCAAACGGCGTCACGGCAGCAAGGATTCGGGCGTGCTCATTCCAGGCCATGGCGGCGTCATGGACCGCGTCGACGGGCTTGTCGCGGCGGCTCTCGCCCTATACGTCATCGGCTGGATGGCGGCGGGCGCCGATCATCCGGCGCAGGGGCTGTTTCCCATTTGACCTTGTCGTTTCACGATCTGGTGCGGATACGCCTTGGATTCGCCTGGATTGATGTCACAGTCACGCCTCAACGGCGGAAGAATTTTGAGGGCATGACTTGAACGGGATTCTTCACGCGATTTTCAGTACGGAAGGTTTCTTCCTCGGCACGCTCGTGCCGTTTCTCTTCGTGCTCACCGTGGTGGTGTTCGTCCACGAAATGGGCCACTACCTTGTCGGCCGCTGGTGCGGCATTGGCGTCAGGGCCTTTTCGATCGGCTTCGGTCCCGAACTCATAGGCTTCAACGACAGGCACGGCACGCGCTGGAAGCTTTGCGCCATACCGTTTGGCGGCTATGTCAAATTTGTCGGCGACATGAGCGCCACCTCCAGCCAGCCGACATCGCAAGAACTCGAAACACTGACCGACGAGGAGCGCAAGGTTGCCTTCCACACCCAGGCGATCTGGAAGCGCGCGGCGACGGTGGCGGCCGGGCCTCTGTTCAATTTCCTGCTGACGATCGTCGTCTTTGCCGTGCTGTTTGCCGCTTATGGCCGTTATGTCGCGGAGCCCATGGTGGCTGAAGTTACCGCCGACAGTCCGGCGGCGAAGGCCGGCATCATGCCCGGCGACCGATTCGTCAGCGTTGATGGCAGCAAGGTCGAGACCTTCGGCGACGTGCAGCGGCTGGTCTCGGGCCGTGCCGGCGACACCATCACCTTCGTCATGCTGCGCGACGGCAAGGAAGTCACGGTGACCGCGACCCCGAAGTTGATGGAGCAGGAAGACGCGCTCGGCAACAAGATCAAGGTTGCGGTGATCGGCGTCGTCAACAACAAGGAACTCGGCCAGCCCCGTCTCATCACCTACACCCCGGTGGGAGCGGTTGCGGCGGCAGTCGAGGAAACAGGCCATGTCATCGAGCGCACGGGCCAGTTTTTGCAGCGCTTCGCCGTCGGACGCGAGGACAAGTGTCAATTGGGTGGTCCCGTCAAGATCGCCGACATGGCCGGCAGGGCGGCCAAGCTGGGTTTCGAGTGGCTGGTGCAGCTTGTCGCGCTGCTGTCCGTCGGGATAGGCATTCTAAACCTTTTGCCGATTCCCCCCCTCGACGGAGGCCATCTCTTGTTCTACGGGGTGGAGGCCGTCATCCGCCGGCCGGTGTCGGAACGGATGATGGAAATGGCCTATCGGGCCGGTCTGCTTCTGGTCTTGTGCTTCATGGGTTTCGTATTCTGGAACGATCTGTTTGGGTGCTGAAATCATGAAGAAATTTGGCTTTGGCATGGTCGATGTTGAGACGCCGTTTACCATGCACGGGGATATGAGTGACGCGAAAGCCACGCAGCAGGGTTAAGTAAATACAAATTAACCAGAAGCCTTGCGTGTAGGGAAAATCCGGTTAATACGGTAGGGGAAATTACCGCACGTCCGGTTTTCTCGCCGTGGGGACTACGAGAAAAGGTTATTAAGCCCGATGAAGGCAGCATCCAAGTTTTTGAACGCCGCGTCAGCGGCGGCACTGTCCGCCGCTTTGGTTGTGCCAGGCGCGCTCGCAGTGCAATTCGTTGCCACATCGGCGGCTGAAGCCGCTGTCGTCAGCAGGGTGGAGGTCAGCGGCAACCAGCGTGTCGACGCCGATACGATTCGCAATTACATCACCATCAAGCCGGGCAAGGCCTTCTCGAGTTCCGACATCGACGCCGCGGTCAAGGCGCTGTTCGGCACCGGGCTATTCTCGGACGTGCGGATCAACCAAGTCGGCTCGACACTGGTGGTCAAGGTTTCCGAATACAAGGTCGTCAACCAGGTGCTGTTCCAGGGCAACAAGAAGCTCAAGGACAATGCACTCCAGGCCGCGGTCCAACTGAAGCCGCGCGGCACCTTCTCGCAGGCGACGCTGGATTCGGACGTCGAGGCGGTCAAGGCCGCCTACAGGCGCATCGGCCGTGACGATGCCGGCGTGACCACGCAGGTCATGGAGCTCGGCGACAACCGCGTGAACGTGGTGTTCCACATCACCGAAGGCGACCGCACGCAGATCGCGGCGATCAATTTTGTCGGCAATAGCGCTTATTCGAGCCGCCGCCTGTCGGACGTAATCAACACCAAGCGCTCGTCCTGGGTTTCGTTCATCCTGCGTGACGACGTTTATGACGAGGACAAGCTGCGCGCCGACCAGGAACTGCTGCGCCGCTTCTATTACAATCACGGCTATGCCGATTTTCAGGTCGTGTCCGCTGTCGGCGAACTCGACAGCGCGACGAACAAGTACACGGTTACTATCACCGTCCAGGAAGGCGAGCGTTACACGTTCGGCGATATCAGCGTCGAAAGCACCATCCCGGAAGTGGACTCGAAGGCGCTTGAATCGGTGGTCGAGACCCACAAGGGCGATGTCTACAACGCCAAGGACGTCGAAGACACCATCGTAGCGCTTACCGAGAAGGTGGCCGGTTCGGGCTATGCCTTCGCGCAGGTGACGCCACGCGGCGATCGCAACTTCGAGAACCATACGATTTCGGTCGTTTATACGATCGACCAAGGGACCAAGGCCTATATCGAGCGCATCGAAATCCGCGGCAACGATCGCACGCGCGACTATGTCATTCGCCGCGAGTTTGACGTCAGCGAAGGCGATGCGTTCAACCAGGTACTCATCCAGCGGGCGAAGAAGCGCCTGGAAGACCTGAATTATTTTGACAAAGTCGAGATCTCGACGGTGCCCGGCTCGCAGCCCGACCAGGTCGTGCTGGTGGTCGACGTGGTCGAGAAATCGACGGGCGAATTCTCGGTTGGCGCCGGTTATTCCACCGGCGGTGACACGGCCGGCCCGTCGGTCGAAGGATCGATCACCGAGCGCAACTTCCTCGGCCGTGGCCAGTACATCAAGCTATCGGCGGGTGGCGGCAGGCATTCGCGCGACTACAGCCTCTCGTTCACCGAGCCGTATTTCCTCGGGCGGCGCATCGCCGCCGGCTTCGACATCTACAAGTCGACGCGGCAATACAACGGCAATTACGACAGCGACACCACGGGTGCGACCGTGCGCTTCGGCCTGCCGATCACCAACAGCATTACGACCCAGCTGGCCTACAACATCTCGCAAGAGAAATATTCGGTGGATGACAGTTGCGGTCCCACCAGTCCAGGAGATCCCAGCGGCACCTGTAACATTTCCCAGGCCGTTCTGGATGGCATTGAGCAAAGCCCCTGGATCAAGTCGTCGGTCAGCCTGGGGCTGGTCTACAACACCATCGACGACATGAAGAACCCGCATGAGGGTATCTACGCCAACACGACGGTGGAGGTCGCGGGCCTTGGCGGCGATGCCAAGTTCGTGAAAGTAACGGGGCGTGGCAGCATCTACCAGACATTGTCAGAGCAGCTTGACCTTGTTGGTCTCATTTCTGGCGGCGCTGGTCATGTCGAGAGTTACGGCGGCGGCGATCTGCGCATTTTCGACCACTTCCAAAGCACCGATCGCATGATCCGGGGCTTCGCCTATGGCGGCATCGGGCCGGTCGCTTCCGGAACCAGCGGCGACCATGTAGGAGGGACGACCTACTTCAACGCGTCGACCGAGGCCCAGTTCCCGCTTCCGGTCATTCCCGAGAGCTTCGGCCTGCGTGGTGCAGTGTTTGCGGACGCGGCGACGCTTTATGGCAGCAAGCTCGCATCCGGCTTGGTCAATCCAGATTCTACTGGTATGAAATTGCGCGCTTCGGTGGGTGTCGGCCTGATGTGGGCTTCGCCGTTCGGCCCGATCCGTATCGACTATGCGATCCCGGTCAAGAAGGAAGCGACCGACGATGTGCAGGAATTCAACTTCGGCATATCGACCCGCTTCTGATCGGCGGCTAACGATGCTCCCGGATTTTTCGAATCCGGGAGAAATGTTCCGACCTAGCTGGATATAGCTTCTGGAATGACCGATCCGGTGTTCTTCGCGCCATCACGCCGGTATACGGCGGCCGAAGTCGCGAATCTGACCGGCTCGGTGCTTGTCGATTCCGGCCAATCCGACGTTTCGATCGAAGCACTGGCACCAGCCAGCGAGGGCGGAGCGAATGCGCTCGTCTTCGTGGACGGCAGGCGTAATTCTGCGCTGATGCCATCGCTGCGGGCCGCGGCGGTGCTATGTCCAGCCGAATTCGCCAACAAGGCGCCGGTCGGCATCGCTGTGCTGATCCACCCGCGACCGCAGCAGGCATTCGCGCTGGTCGGGCGACTGCTGTTCCCCACGGCCGCCACGCCAGGGCCGATGACCGGCGAAACCGGCGTTTCGCCGCATGCCCATGTCGATCCAACCGCGCATGTCGAAGCCGGCGTGATCATCGAGGCCGGCGCGGTCGTTGGGCCGGGCGTCTCGATCGGCAGCGGCACCGTGATCGCGCCCAACGCCGTCATCGGGCAGTCCTGCCAGATCGGACGTAACGGCTATGTTGGCCCGGGCGCGAGTATCCAATATGCGCTGATCGGCAACCGGGTCATCATCCATGGCGGGGCCAGGATCGGCCAGGATGGCTTTGGCTTCGTCGGCGGCGCCAAGGGGCCGGAACGTGTTCCCCAGATCGGTCGGGTGGTCATCCAGGACGATGTCGAGATCGGCTCCAATTCCACTGTCGATCGCGGCGCCATGTCGGATACGATTATCGGTCAGGGCACCAAGATCGACAATCTCGTGCAGATCGCCCATAACGTCCGCATTGGTCGCAATTGCATAGTCGCAGGGCTTTCAGGTATTTCCGGTTCCGTGGTCGTGGGTGACAATGTCACCATGGGCGGCGGCGTCGGACTTGCGGATCACCTGACCATCGGCACGGGAGCCAAGCTTGCCGCCAGAAGTGGATTTATGAGCAATGTTCCTGCCGGCGAGATATGGGGCGGCTATCCGGCGCAGCCGATGGCGGAAGCGATGCGAGAGATAGCCATGTTGCGCACGATGGCCAGGGCACGCAAGCAGGGCAAGGACAATGGCTGACATGGTGGCGGCGACGACGCTGGAAGCGGTCGACATAATGGGGCTGATGAAGCTTCTGCCGCATCGTTATCCATTCCTGATGATCGACCGCATTGTCGACATCGATGGCGATGAATCCGCCATCGGCATCAAGAACGTCACCATCAACGAGCCGCATTTTCAGGGCCATTTCCCCGAGCAGCCGGTGATGCCGGGCGTGCTGATTGTCGAGGCAATGGCGCAGACGGCCGGCGCCATCTGCATCCGCAGCCTTGGGGCGTCGAAGCCATCGCTGGTCTATTTCCTGACCATCGACAACGCCAAATTCCGCAAACCGGTCGTTCCCGGCGACCAGTTGAAGATCCACGTCAAGAAAATCAAGAAGCGCGGCAACCTGCTCAAATTCGCCTGTGAAGCCATGGTCGAGGGCACCAAGGCGGCCGAGGCCGAGATTTCAGCCATGATGGTCACCGGCGACTGACGATCGAATGCTTATGAAAATCATGACTTCAATCCATCCTTCCTCCGTCGTGGAGGAAGGCGCCCAGATTGGCCAGGGTGTGCGTATAGGGCCGTTTTGCCACGTCAGCGCCGAGGCCGTGATCGGTGACGGTGTCGAATTGGTCAGCCATGTCTCGGTGATGGGCGCGACCACCATCGGTTCCTCGACCAAGGTCTACCCGATGGCGATACTGGGTGGGCCACCGCAGAACACCAAGCACAAGGGCGGACGCACCACACTGGTCATCGGCGCGAACTGCACCATCCGCGAGGGCGTCACCATGCATGTCGGCACCGACACCAGCCGGGGCGAGACGACGGTGGGCGACAATGGCAATTTCCTCGCCTATGCCCATATCGCCCATGATTGCGTGGTCGGCAGCAACGCCACCTT
The genomic region above belongs to Mesorhizobium sp. B4-1-4 and contains:
- a CDS encoding isoprenyl transferase, whose translation is MTTPAHVAIIMDGNGRWAKARGMPRLAGHRAGVEALRKTVRAAPALGISFLTVYAFSSENWSRPKSEVSDLMGLLKLFIRRDLAELHQSGVRVRIIGDRAGLQPDIRGLLEEAESLTIRNTSLTLVIAFNYGGRDEIVRTARKLAEAVGRGELDSEAITADSFAASLDTQGIPDPELVIRTSGELRLSNFLLWQAAYSELVFLPCYWPDFSREHLAEALREFAGRERRFGGLDPQDVASRPAAG
- the lpxD gene encoding UDP-3-O-(3-hydroxymyristoyl)glucosamine N-acyltransferase yields the protein MTDPVFFAPSRRYTAAEVANLTGSVLVDSGQSDVSIEALAPASEGGANALVFVDGRRNSALMPSLRAAAVLCPAEFANKAPVGIAVLIHPRPQQAFALVGRLLFPTAATPGPMTGETGVSPHAHVDPTAHVEAGVIIEAGAVVGPGVSIGSGTVIAPNAVIGQSCQIGRNGYVGPGASIQYALIGNRVIIHGGARIGQDGFGFVGGAKGPERVPQIGRVVIQDDVEIGSNSTVDRGAMSDTIIGQGTKIDNLVQIAHNVRIGRNCIVAGLSGISGSVVVGDNVTMGGGVGLADHLTIGTGAKLAARSGFMSNVPAGEIWGGYPAQPMAEAMREIAMLRTMARARKQGKDNG
- the bamA gene encoding outer membrane protein assembly factor BamA, whose product is MKAASKFLNAASAAALSAALVVPGALAVQFVATSAAEAAVVSRVEVSGNQRVDADTIRNYITIKPGKAFSSSDIDAAVKALFGTGLFSDVRINQVGSTLVVKVSEYKVVNQVLFQGNKKLKDNALQAAVQLKPRGTFSQATLDSDVEAVKAAYRRIGRDDAGVTTQVMELGDNRVNVVFHITEGDRTQIAAINFVGNSAYSSRRLSDVINTKRSSWVSFILRDDVYDEDKLRADQELLRRFYYNHGYADFQVVSAVGELDSATNKYTVTITVQEGERYTFGDISVESTIPEVDSKALESVVETHKGDVYNAKDVEDTIVALTEKVAGSGYAFAQVTPRGDRNFENHTISVVYTIDQGTKAYIERIEIRGNDRTRDYVIRREFDVSEGDAFNQVLIQRAKKRLEDLNYFDKVEISTVPGSQPDQVVLVVDVVEKSTGEFSVGAGYSTGGDTAGPSVEGSITERNFLGRGQYIKLSAGGGRHSRDYSLSFTEPYFLGRRIAAGFDIYKSTRQYNGNYDSDTTGATVRFGLPITNSITTQLAYNISQEKYSVDDSCGPTSPGDPSGTCNISQAVLDGIEQSPWIKSSVSLGLVYNTIDDMKNPHEGIYANTTVEVAGLGGDAKFVKVTGRGSIYQTLSEQLDLVGLISGGAGHVESYGGGDLRIFDHFQSTDRMIRGFAYGGIGPVASGTSGDHVGGTTYFNASTEAQFPLPVIPESFGLRGAVFADAATLYGSKLASGLVNPDSTGMKLRASVGVGLMWASPFGPIRIDYAIPVKKEATDDVQEFNFGISTRF
- the rseP gene encoding RIP metalloprotease RseP, which translates into the protein MNGILHAIFSTEGFFLGTLVPFLFVLTVVVFVHEMGHYLVGRWCGIGVRAFSIGFGPELIGFNDRHGTRWKLCAIPFGGYVKFVGDMSATSSQPTSQELETLTDEERKVAFHTQAIWKRAATVAAGPLFNFLLTIVVFAVLFAAYGRYVAEPMVAEVTADSPAAKAGIMPGDRFVSVDGSKVETFGDVQRLVSGRAGDTITFVMLRDGKEVTVTATPKLMEQEDALGNKIKVAVIGVVNNKELGQPRLITYTPVGAVAAAVEETGHVIERTGQFLQRFAVGREDKCQLGGPVKIADMAGRAAKLGFEWLVQLVALLSVGIGILNLLPIPPLDGGHLLFYGVEAVIRRPVSERMMEMAYRAGLLLVLCFMGFVFWNDLFGC
- a CDS encoding phosphatidate cytidylyltransferase, with protein sequence MSNLQLRVISAVVLAIVALGLTWLGGLPFRLLCAVMSAMIFYEWTRMSRPAGAKRLGFLPEMLTVVFIGALIAGLPAFWLLSLVLFLIAVTAIAALVRETGQWEASGLAYASVSGLSLALLRDGDHSGLVAILFLFAVVWATDIFAYFVGRAVGGPKLAPSISPGKTRSGALGGAVGGVVAGLILAAIAGGGNLALLGVVALVLSIVAQAGDLFESWVKRRHGSKDSGVLIPGHGGVMDRVDGLVAAALALYVIGWMAAGADHPAQGLFPI